The following coding sequences are from one Mytilus trossulus isolate FHL-02 chromosome 8, PNRI_Mtr1.1.1.hap1, whole genome shotgun sequence window:
- the LOC134680910 gene encoding eukaryotic translation initiation factor 4H-like — MADYGEDNNFQSGDRFRSDNYDNYNSGGGGQNRGYRGGGGGGRGGGGGGGGQKPLPTEPPFTAYVGNLPNGLVQGDLELIFKDLRVRSVRLVRDRDTDKFKGFAYVEFEDLDSLKEALTYHGALFEDRNLRVDIAESRDRGKDRGRGRGGQGGFRGGNRGGGRGGRGGMDGGGGWNDRGNDDGQFGDRRGGRGGGYRDRGGFDGGSRGGGGGGYDRGGGGSFGGGGRSRQDRPPMREEEFREPSPESAAARPKLKLKPRTVAAPVLQKSEAERNTSIFGTGKPREAAADAESKTRSRNVSEGSNQE; from the exons ATGGCCGATTACGGTGAAGACAATAATTTTCAATCTGGAGATAGATTCAG aagTGATAATTACGACAACTACAATAGTGGAGGAGGTGGTCAAAACAGAGGATATCGAGGTGGTGGCGGAGGGGGTAGAGGTGGTGGGGGTGGCGGTGGTGGACAGAAGCCTCTACCCACTGAACCCCCTTTCACAGCATATGTTGGTAATCTACCCAATGGATTAGTGCAGGGAGATTTAGaattaatatttaaagatttacGA GTTAGAAGTGTACGGCTTGTAAGAGACAGAGATACAGATAAATTTAAAG GCTTTGCTTATGTAGAATTTGAAGATTTAGATTCATTGAAAGAAGCTCTCACCTATCATGGTGCA TTATTTGAAGACAGAAATCTGAGAGTTGATATTGCAGAAAGTAGAGATCGAGGGAAAGATAGGGGCAGAGGTCGTGGAGGTCAag GAGGTTTCCGTGGAGGTAATAGAGGAGGAGGAAGGGGTGGACGAGGGGGCATGGATGGAGGAGGTGGATGGAATGACAGGGGTAATGATGATGGACAATTTGGTGATCGGCGAGGAGGTCGAGGAGGGGGTTACAGAGACCGAGGAGGATTTGATGGTGGCAGtagaggaggaggaggaggagggtACGATCGTGGAGGTGGTGGATCTTTTGGAGGTGGTGGCAGATCAAGACAAGACCGTCCACCTATGCGGGAAGAGGAATTTCGTGAACCATCTCCAG AATCTGCAGCAGCAAGGCCTAAACTAAAACTGAAGCCAAGAACAGTAGCGGCTCCAGTACTACAGAAGAGTGAAGCTGAACGTAACACTAGTATATTTGGTACTGGTAAACCACGTGAAGCAGCTGCAGATGCTGAAAGTAAAACTAGAAGTAGAAACGTTAGTGAAGGAAGTAATCAAGAATAG